One genomic window of Bactrocera dorsalis isolate Fly_Bdor chromosome 4, ASM2337382v1, whole genome shotgun sequence includes the following:
- the LOC105231392 gene encoding 39S ribosomal protein S30, mitochondrial, translating into MISLGIRWETCRKLQILCTSPCLASRLQSTVAVSTKGSNARDNTEYTDEPIYPEIQDLSFKARKLRDTESWHEEIRKVPTVEEKLIKINMPRYYGFKVVDLSDSKVPYNCLPAMQHYTRTIYEDVKSKDTLQETAQTDDKKLEVYTESIKSEIQESIEYVNDYFSNAYPDAANMEPQERENIFARLIVEQVNRTLINVLSSDFLHLHESEIDYSPRHEAFWSVGGINPPKNVVKSKKGRKWQKEMANDPYNRLMQYSGKPFLAIRHRNQLTPWKNESESTNIELAKTIPRFNYDPRTLGYVCSHKHLTNIPGFWPGSGNIFGSISYQSRAFLQIRPDTYGVEDFKEALHAHAIQSSYSWLLGQASYNGFNTFNDLTYPMNTQTIVTNGRDWSFYEYQLNTLLVHSHHVDDNPKVNFCRGTAEMKLYGEINNSGKVVDFNEDVLRHLIRFYINAPEIHRSASERQPYLGSDVKYIADYENAEKREFLERVFKDLMSNRPRHLAIPEIYLWEKIYKIDNKTRVMEPKRRFFELGINPWLRTLDQHQKEYIPRALRPEGPKSKKKWKETFYP; encoded by the exons ATGATAAGCTTAGGTATAAGGTGGGAAACCTGTAGGAAACTACAGATTCTTTGTACATCACCTTGCCTTGCATCTCGGTTACAGTCAACAGTAGCAGTATCGACCAAAGGAAGCAATGCACGCGATAACACCGAGTACACTGATGAGCCAATTTATCCCGAAATACAAGATTTATCATTTAAAGCACGAAAACTGCGTGACACTGAAAGTTGGCATGAGGAAATACGTAAAGTACCAACCGTGGAAGAGAAGTTAATCAAGATTAACATGCCTCGTTATTATGGATTCAAAGTAGTAGATTTGAGTGACTCGAAAGTGCCATACAACTGTTTGCCTGCCATGCAGCACTACACTCGCACTATTTACGAGGATGTTAAGAGTAAAGATACTTTACAAGAAACCGCACAAACAgatgataaaaaattggaaGTATATACTGaatcaattaaatctgaaaTACAAGAATCAATTGAATATGTAAACGATTATTTTAG CAATGCATATCCAGATGCAGCGAATATGGAACCACAGGAAAGGGAAAATATATTCGCCCGACTTATTGTTGAACAAGTGAATCGAACCTTAATTAATGTATTGTCAAGTGATTTTCTTCATCTCCACGAATCAGAAATTGATTACAGTCCAAGACACGAAGCTTTTTGGTCAGTGGGTGGAATAAATCCTCCAAAAAACGTTGTAAAGAGTAAAAAGGGCCGTAAATGGCAGAAAGAAATGGCAAACGATCCTTACAACCGCCTGATGCAATATTCAGGAAAGCCTTTTCTTGCAATAAGACATCGGAACCAACTCACTCCATGGAAAAACGAGTCGGAATCAACAAATATCGAATTGGCGAAAACTATACCACGTTTTAACTATGATCCACGTACTCTAGGATATGTCTGTAGTCATAAACACCTAACAAATATTCCAG GGTTCTGGCCTGGCAGCGGAAATATTTTTGGAAGCATTTCTTATCAGTCACGAGCTTTTCTTCAAATAAGACCAGATACATACGGAGTTGAAGATTTCAAAGAGGCTTTACACGCTCACGCAATTCAAAGTAGCTATTCTTGGTTACTAGGACAAGCTAGTTACAACGGATTTAATACTTTTAACGATCTTACGTATCCAATGAATACACAAACCATTGTAACAAATGGACGTGATTGGTCATTTTACGAATACCAATTAAACACGTTACTTGTACACTCACATCATGTAGATGATAATCCGAAAGTTAATTTTTGCCGAGGAACTGCCGAGATGAAACTCTATggtgaaataaataattctggTAAAGTTGTTGATTTTAACGAGGATGTCTTGCGACATCTTATACGCTTTTATATAAATGCACCGGAGATCCATAGATCTGCAAGCGAAAGGCAACCTTATTTGGGATCAGATGTAAAGTATATAGCTGACTATGAAAACGCGGAGAAGCGCGAATTTTTAGAACGTGTATTTAAAGATTTAATGTCCAATCGACCTCGACATTTAGCTATCCCTGAAATCTATCTTTGGGAAAAGATTTATAAAATTGATAACAAAACGAGAGTCATGGAGCCAAAACGTCGCTTCTTTGAGTTAGGCATAAATCCATGGTTGAGAACGTTGGATCAACATCAAAAGGAGTACATACCAAGAGCATTGCGACCAGAAGGCCCCAAGAGTAAAAAGAAGTGGAAGGAGACCTTTTATCCctaa